A single region of the Thermodesulfatator indicus DSM 15286 genome encodes:
- a CDS encoding argininosuccinate synthase yields the protein MRPKKIVLAYSGGLDTSIILKWLKETYGCPVVAYCANIGQEEDWEAVKEKGLATGAEEVIIRDLREEFVKDFVFPALKANAVYEGGYLLGTSLARPLIAKEQVKIAKEVGADAVAHGATGKGNDQVRFELTYMALAPDLKIIAPWREWEFNGREDLIAFAEKHGIPVPVTKEKPYSIDANLFHTSYEGGILEDPWQEPPDDMFQMTVSPEKAKDEPEYLEIYFEEGEPRAINGEELTPAALLEKLNKIAGAHGIGRVDMVENRFVGIKSRGVYETPGGTVLHVAHRALEHLTMDREVMHLRDSLMPRFAEMIYYGFWYAPEMQALVAFINESQKNVTGTVRLKLYKGNVMVVGRKSPKSLYLQELATFEADTLYNQKDAEGFIKLQGLRLKVKAMIEKKLI from the coding sequence ATGAGACCTAAAAAAATTGTCCTGGCTTATTCAGGCGGGCTTGATACTTCTATAATCCTTAAGTGGCTTAAAGAGACTTACGGTTGTCCGGTGGTGGCGTATTGTGCCAATATCGGCCAGGAGGAAGACTGGGAAGCCGTAAAAGAAAAGGGCCTGGCTACCGGAGCTGAAGAGGTCATCATTCGTGATTTGCGTGAAGAATTCGTTAAAGACTTCGTTTTCCCGGCCCTTAAGGCCAATGCCGTTTACGAAGGAGGGTATCTTCTCGGCACATCTTTGGCCAGGCCTTTGATTGCCAAAGAGCAGGTAAAGATCGCGAAGGAAGTGGGTGCTGACGCTGTAGCCCACGGAGCCACCGGCAAAGGGAATGACCAGGTGCGCTTTGAACTCACTTACATGGCGCTGGCCCCGGATTTAAAAATCATAGCTCCCTGGCGCGAGTGGGAATTCAATGGTCGCGAAGACCTCATAGCCTTTGCTGAAAAACACGGCATCCCGGTGCCGGTTACCAAAGAAAAGCCTTATTCCATTGACGCCAATCTCTTTCACACCAGCTACGAGGGCGGCATCCTTGAAGATCCTTGGCAGGAGCCGCCTGATGACATGTTTCAGATGACCGTCTCCCCGGAGAAGGCCAAAGACGAGCCAGAGTATCTTGAAATTTACTTTGAAGAAGGAGAGCCCAGGGCCATAAACGGCGAAGAACTAACGCCAGCAGCTCTTTTAGAAAAACTTAACAAAATTGCCGGGGCTCACGGTATCGGCCGGGTGGACATGGTGGAAAACCGCTTTGTAGGCATAAAAAGCCGCGGTGTCTATGAAACCCCCGGGGGCACGGTGCTTCACGTGGCGCATCGGGCTCTAGAGCATCTCACTATGGACCGTGAAGTCATGCATTTAAGAGACAGCCTCATGCCGCGTTTTGCCGAGATGATTTACTATGGCTTCTGGTACGCTCCCGAAATGCAGGCCCTTGTAGCCTTCATTAACGAGAGCCAGAAAAACGTCACCGGTACCGTGCGCTTAAAACTTTACAAAGGAAATGTTATGGTAGTTGGGCGCAAAAGCCCTAAATCTCTTTACTTACAGGAACTGGCCACTTTTGAGGCTGACACCCTTTACAACCAAAAAGACGCCGAAGGCTTTATCAAGCTTCAGGGCCTTCGCCTCAAAGTCAAGGCCATGATTGAGAAAAAACTAATTTAG
- the fsa gene encoding fructose-6-phosphate aldolase, translating into MKIFVDTAVLEEIKAVKEMGILDGVTTNPTLVSKTGKPWKEAILEILKEVPDKPVSVEVIATDCEGIKKEAKELAKLGPNVVVKIPCIEEGLRAISEMHREGAKVKTNVTLVFSPLQALLAAKVGATYVSLFIGRIDDISYDGMQVVEEIVDIYNFYGFETEIIAASIRHVDHVRRCAALGVDIATIPFKVIKQMYRHPLTDKGLERFLEDAQKAGISI; encoded by the coding sequence ATGAAAATATTTGTGGATACAGCGGTGCTTGAAGAAATTAAAGCCGTAAAAGAAATGGGGATACTTGATGGGGTAACTACGAATCCCACGCTGGTTTCTAAAACCGGTAAACCCTGGAAAGAGGCCATCCTTGAAATTTTAAAAGAAGTGCCTGACAAGCCGGTTTCCGTAGAGGTGATAGCCACTGATTGCGAAGGCATTAAGAAAGAGGCCAAAGAGCTGGCGAAACTTGGTCCGAACGTAGTGGTAAAAATCCCCTGCATTGAAGAGGGCTTGAGGGCTATTTCGGAGATGCACCGCGAAGGGGCCAAGGTGAAAACCAACGTAACCCTTGTTTTTTCACCCCTTCAGGCCCTTCTCGCCGCCAAAGTAGGCGCTACTTATGTATCTCTTTTTATCGGCCGCATTGATGACATCTCTTACGACGGCATGCAGGTGGTGGAAGAAATAGTTGATATTTATAACTTCTATGGTTTTGAGACCGAGATTATCGCCGCGAGCATCAGGCACGTGGACCATGTGCGCCGCTGCGCTGCTCTGGGCGTAGATATTGCCACTATCCCGTTTAAGGTTATCAAACAGATGTACCGCCATCCTTTGACGGATAAAGGTCTTGAGCGCTTCCTAGAAGATGCTCAAAAGGCCGGTATAAGCATTTAG
- a CDS encoding polyprenyl synthetase family protein: MRTKQEIIAAIAPDLEKIEETLSQNFASYVPFINEVSRHILFAGGKRLRPLLMVLSARLCGEPTSAKTYRLSVLFEYLHAATLLHDDVVDGAKFRRGRKAAHHLWGNQAVILVGDFLYSRAIRIAVEEGNMDVLDVISQTTTLMSEGEVLQLINLDNVELTEEKYFDVIFRKTAALMAAACEVGAIYARGNSWERPALKAFGTYLGYAFQITDDLLDYLGVKDETGKDIGTDFKEGKVTLPYIIAMERAEPTDREELIALIKEKEAATPENFKRACELMKKYDAFSATHDRAKEYVEKACQELAKFEPSPARDLLIDIAQYVLTRKH, from the coding sequence ATGAGGACGAAACAGGAAATTATTGCCGCTATCGCGCCTGACCTGGAAAAAATAGAAGAGACTCTCTCGCAAAACTTCGCCTCTTACGTGCCTTTTATAAACGAAGTCAGCCGCCATATTTTGTTCGCCGGAGGCAAGAGGCTAAGGCCCCTTCTCATGGTGCTTTCAGCCCGCCTTTGCGGTGAGCCAACAAGCGCCAAGACCTACCGCCTCTCAGTGCTTTTTGAATACCTGCATGCCGCTACCCTTCTTCACGACGACGTGGTTGACGGCGCCAAATTCCGCCGCGGCCGCAAGGCCGCCCATCATCTCTGGGGTAATCAGGCGGTTATTCTGGTGGGAGACTTCTTGTATTCCAGGGCCATTCGCATCGCCGTAGAAGAAGGTAATATGGACGTGCTTGACGTCATCTCGCAGACCACCACCCTGATGAGTGAGGGTGAGGTCCTCCAGCTAATTAACCTTGATAACGTAGAGCTCACGGAAGAAAAATATTTTGACGTGATTTTCCGGAAAACAGCGGCCCTTATGGCTGCGGCCTGTGAAGTAGGGGCCATTTACGCCCGAGGGAATAGCTGGGAGCGCCCGGCCCTTAAAGCCTTTGGTACTTACCTCGGTTACGCCTTTCAGATAACCGATGACTTGCTTGACTACCTTGGTGTAAAAGACGAAACCGGAAAAGACATCGGCACGGACTTTAAAGAAGGCAAGGTCACTTTACCTTACATCATCGCCATGGAACGCGCCGAGCCTACCGACCGCGAAGAACTCATCGCCCTCATAAAAGAAAAAGAAGCGGCTACTCCTGAAAATTTCAAGCGCGCCTGTGAGTTAATGAAAAAATATGACGCCTTTTCAGCCACTCACGATAGGGCTAAAGAATACGTAGAAAAAGCCTGCCAAGAGCTCGCTAAGTTTGAACCTTCTCCGGCGAGAGATCTATTAATAGACATTGCCCAATACGTCTTAACCCGAAAACATTAG